The DNA window ttcattaaagctactaaaatattcaaaataataaatgaaaatggttcaataaaaaataatacaatttcttacatgtttcccaattgacctctaaaacataaaattttaagtcaatatcctattaaattaatacaacttaatgaaaaaatgaatttatttttatgaattttatttttagtatgaaacataactagaaaaagaagatattaaaaaaattatgcaggacgggttgaaaatgaaaaaaattgttatgcGGGACGGATTAAAAATTTTGCGGGCTAATCTTAACCCGCACCGCCCCCGCCCTACAcggccccattgccatccctaaacAATGGCTAAATATTAAAGTTTGGGTTTTAGCAGCCCACTATTCAAGATGGAAAAGGCAAGCCCAGAAGCCCAAACCATATTTCACCAAAGTGCTCTTTACCAAAATACGAATTCCTTTTTCTTCTCCAAATCTCAAATCAACAATCCCTAGATTAGTTCAACGGAGAAAGAAGGATCGAAGCAAATCACGAATTCGCAGTGAACGAAGATGGGGAAGCAACCGGTGAAGCTGAAGGCTGTTGTATACGCTATATCTCCATTTCAACAGAAAATTATGCCTGGTTTATGGAAGGATCTTCCTGGTAAGATCCATCACAAAGTGTCTGAAAATTGGATCAGCGCTACTCTCTTGCTTGGTCCACTCGTCGGAACCTACTCGTAAGTACTTATTTATTGTGTTTTCGCTGTTGTTTTTTCATGTAATTCACTTGTTTTTCCCTTTCGGCTAGGACCTGTATGGAGAGAAATGGATGTAAAGGATTTGTATAGTCGATTTAAGCTGATTTAGGTTGAAGCTTAGgtaattgattgtttttttctCGATTTATAATCTGATTAGAGCAAAATGAGCATAGGGAATTTTCGGGTACAATATTTTCGTTCAATATGGAATTTTGTTCTTCTGGGATAGGACCTGAATCGAGAAATGGATATAGAGAATTTGTATAGCTAATTAAGTATTGAGGTATAgttaattgattgtttttttctCGATATCTGACCTGATTTGAGTGAAATGTGTATAGGGAATTTATGGGGTATGGGAATTTGGTTCAATTGGCAAAGGTAGGAGGTATTTATCCATCAaatttggaagctgaaatagtGGATTTCTCTGTAGTAAAAAAATGGATATTGGGGGATTTATATAGCTTACTGTAACTAATTTAGTGTTGAGGTGTAGGTAATTGGTTAATTTTTCTCGAGATCAGACCTGGTTAGAGCGAAATGTGTATAGGGGATTTGTGGGTGCAGGGCTTTATTGCAATAGGGGATTTCACTCTTTTGGGCTAGAACCTGAATAGAGAAATGGATATAGAGAATTTGTATATCTGATTCGATTGAGGCGTAGTTAATTGATTGTTCTTTTGCTCAAGATCTGACCTGATCAGAGTGGAAATGGATATAGTGGATTTAAGGGTACATGGTTTTGGTTCAATTGGCAAAGCTAGGGGGCATATTGTTGTGTATAGAGATCGATATAGAGGATTTCACTCTTTTATGCTAGGACCCAAATAGGGACATGGATATAGAGAATTTGTATAACCAATTCTAACTAATTTAATATTGAGGTGtggttaattaattactttttttattgattGCTGACCTCATTAGAGCGAAATAGATATGGAGGATATATGGGTACAGTGCTTTGGTTCAATTGGAAAAGATAGAGGTATATTATTGAGTAGAGAAATTGATATAGGGCATTTCACTTTCTTGGGATAGGACCGGAACAGAGAAATGGATATAGAGATATTGTATAACCAATTCGAGCTAATTTAATATCGAGGCTTGgttaattgattttttcttctgGATCTCTGACATGATTATAGCAAAATGGGCATGGGGGATTTAAGGGTACATGGCTTTGGTTCAATTGGCAAAGTAAGGCGTATTATCGAGTAGAGAAATCGACATAGGGGATTTTTCTCTTTTGGGCTAGGACCCTGCTAGAGAAATGGATATAGAAACTTTGTATAACCAATTCAAGCTAATTAAGTATTGAAATGTAgttaattgattgttttttccCTTTAGATCTGACCCTTAGAGCGGAAATGGATATAGGGGATTTATGGATACAAGGCTTTTGGTGCAATTGGAAATGGTCGGTGGCATACTATCCGTCAAATTTGGAAGCTGAAACATTGGATTCCTCGGTAGTGAAAGAATGGATGTAGGGGATTTATATAGCTTACCCTAACTAATTTAGTATTGAGGTGTGGTTGTGATTGTTTTGGTATGTGATATTCTCCTAAATAGAGCCTAATGGTTAATATGGGTGATCTATTGCTCATGGTTCAATTGGCATAGGTAGGATAGACCCTTATCCATTGAGTTTGAAGCTGAAACAGTAGATTCCTCGGGGACATTCATATAGCTGACCCGATCTAATTTAATATTGAGGCGTTGTTGATTGGTTGTTTTATTTTGGGACTTTGACCCAAGTAGAGCCTAGTGACGTGAATATAGGTGATTTATGGATCCAAGAATCATAATAACATACAATAGTAATCAAATTAGGATTTGAGAGATTTTATTGCATTGGTATTATATTGGTTTCCTTGTGTGCACTCTTCAATCTTCATAATCATGGAACAATGCCTATGCTGCTAAAGTTGGAGATATAGTAATTGCCAACGACCGAAGGATCCTTGGGTAATTTGTCTAATTCAAGAAAACTTGTTATGTCCTGAAGTTCTTTGTAACTCTTTAAAGTTTGCTTTctcactttatttgaaaataagtGTGGCCATGAATATGTCTAAGAATTAGGAAACATCCAAAAAACCCTCATCACTTTTCTcactttcattatatttttctttttcaaatttactgtaatttgttttaataaaaattaagcCTATTTATAGTTCAGTTTTTTTATAGGAAAATTACATTCAAACAACCAAATATTATCTCAGCAAAAACCATAACCAACACAACTCCATCTTTAACTCCAACTCtaagaatttcaaataaagtgatttttttaaatagtatgTAGTAGCTCATATATGAAATCTAATCTATGACATTAAAATTGGGTAAttctcctccctttgagctaccTTTTGGGTATGAGTTGGGCCCAAAAGCTAATTTTACAGTATTTTCAAAATTCCTTAATATTAGTCATGTTGATCAATACTCCCCTTGTCCAAcgatagttgtccactattgacttgacacaccttaagaaacaataaatagtAGGGGTAATGTTACTATATTACCCTTTGAATATATACAATTTAATGCTTTGGAAAATGTATTAGatattgaattaatatttaatagcaagggtaaaatagacacaaaagggtaaattatctcttggttttcaaaatgggacaagtattgttggacaactGTTTTTAGTGTAGTGGACAAGTAAAGGTGGATGGAAAAAGTACttcctccgtccacttttatttgttcactatactaaaaatgGATATCCACTTTTACTTGGTCATCAAAAAGAAGATATCCACTTTTACAGAttagaaaatcaagaagttCACCCTTTAGTTCCTAATTTTTTTCACCCTTGTTATTACCTATAGTCATTTCCCAATGcattgaatttattatattcaatggGTGATATGGTATAATTGTCTTCTATTTATTGCTCCCAAGGGATGTGACAAATCAATACTGGACAAGTAAAGGGATTACTTTCTTGTTAAGGctctttaaattgatttttgtcaTGTATGCTAGTGTTAGTTTCAGTATGCATTAAACTCTTTTAGTTTGTCTTCTAACTATTTGCAAACTTGACGGAGCTGATTGCTGAAACCTTTTAGTTCAAATACTTCATCTATGccatttttatgatatttgtctGGTTACAGAACTTACATATTTAGTTTGCCTTGTGGATTATATAAGCATAATGGAAGAGAACAATAAATAATGGTGAGTtggtaattaaaaaaaataatctgaccatgtttaaatttgaaagagaTAAGttgcataatatatataattggtGGAGTGGTGTCAATCATTTTCAAATTCCCAAATAGAAAGACGTCCTTTCTCTCGGTTAGGGCTTTCCCGGAGGTTCTCTTTTTAGTTTGGATAGTTGGCTGAATAAATTTGTTTCAACCTCATCAATTACAAGATGCAATGAATTCTTTTGACAAGTTTAGGTGCTGAAAATGCATATTCCAGTGGTCGATATAATTAACACACACCTGTGTTTGTGTGTGTATATAAGTCAAAGAGAGTGTGATTCAGatatagaaaacaaaggaaaTCTGAGCCCTGTTTTTTCAAAACATCAAAACGATCTTGAAAAAGATTATGTGGAATCAGACACAAAAAAGGTCAAAATAAAGAACAATACAAAAGCAACACGGAAGCAGAACTAGATTTGTTCTTGAAACATTATTAGCTTTTTCAATTGAGATGGAGCGATGCTTTGAATCAATGAATGCTCGTCTTGAGGTTGGCTTAGTTGATAACAATGCATGTATGATCATTCCCCACATTCTTTATTCATGCAGGTATGTGCAGCACTTCCTGGAAAAGGAGAAGTTAGAACACAGATACTAAAGATGTGTTCTTCATCTGTCTGTTGAAGATCTCTATTCCATTTTGCAGTTTTCAACAGGAAATAAGCTACTATTGTTGCTTTTTTCGAATTTCTCATTTTGAAGATATTTACTTGTATGGCCCctataaataacaattaaatCTCTGTTAGGGTCTTTTGAAAGTCTTGTGCATCCAAAATCTTATTCAGAAATAGTctgataaaataatttgttataCATTTCATTGACTTGCTGTTAAAAGATCCCATTGTGATTGCATAAATGAACAGTTTTCATTCAATTGTCATGTGTTATTTTGGCTTGATTAAGAGTTGGCGGGGGGAATCGATCCTTGTTCTCCCGATATCCCTTGCTACATCAACTCAACCACCTTTACGAGTCTGATGGAGTCTCGCGAATATTTATATTTGCACAAAGATTTCTCTTAAATCTTAATTtgtaagtttatattttaattttactaGATCACTTTAATATGACCCCAGAAAAGGATGATTATATTGAATGTTACCATGGCCAAACAAATATTACAATGCACAAAAGTTTCAACATATTATAATGCTCTCCCGTGGCGGTACGCGGATTCTCGAATCAATCGAATGGGAAAACACCTTTCCTCTTTCGCTTTATCTTCACTCCTGCTCTCCaactattatttcaaattaataagaTTTATGAAGCATAGCTAAAAGttaaaccattttttttatccGTTTAATATAGATTTATAGTTTTTGAGATATAAAGTTGATGCACAGTAACAAGTTATCAAGAATTGTAAAATAGCTCAATGAAATTTGACTTTTCTAGATCATGCATAAACAAGGAAACTTTACAATTGCCTTGATGAAGAGAAAcaaattctttctttaattATGACTTTTTCACATATTCTAAAgtatttttattgatataatataCAAGTACAACTTATGCTTGTCATATAATTTCTGAATTTATAAGTTTTGTATTTTGGACCCATAACATAATCTCTTACATCAACTAACtctaaaatttatcatttatttagCTAATCAAATTGTGATCTATTTCGATTTGACATCTGAATACATGATTCAATGTTTGTATTAGATatttattactcaaaaattaaaaaagtttttatatgtgttttcaaGCGTTCATTATATAGATAAGTTAACTACTTAAAATATGTACGCATTAGACTTAATAAGTTGGAAAACATTAGTCTTGTTCCACTTGAGATTGATACGTAGAACTAAAAGAAGTGACATATTTCATATCATTAACTTATCAAAATGcctaaaacaaaaacaacttcaGCAAAATCCGAACAAGCTATAGTATGGGAATATTGGAACATACATGAGGTTCGACTATTATTGTTTTCAATTGGAACAAACTATAGTTTGACTAATACGTGACATTAAGGGATCGTTATGCaagataaagtgaaatattaagcttatgataaaatttatacatttgacTGACATTATAAATTTATCCCAAAAAAATACTGTCAATCAAATACGGGATATTTCAACTTATTTCATCTGGCTTGGAATTATTTCATCTCATCTCCCACATGAGATACATTAATCCAAAAGTTATAATCTCGCCACTATAATCTGAGGATAATTTATTCCGCGTACCAAACACCCCATATGGTATCAATAAACCCTTTTTTGTGTGTGCACAAAACCCAAAGCTGTAGAGGCGCATATACTGTTTTCCCTCTCtacctttcaaatttcaaaaaaagctCTCAAATTTCATCCTCTCTTTCTCTTCTACCTGCATTTTCACCTCaggtttgaatttttttgctctcaaaatttcatttttatcatttgaGTTTTGACTATTTtgttctctgtttttttttttcttgttttatgtactatttttttttggtgttctTTAATTGCCCTTTTTTCTCCTGACTTTATCATTGTActgttaataattttttgaggTAATTATAGGTAAATCTTTTGATTTAAGTATTAATTTAGTAATCTGATGAGTATCTATAACTTAAATCTTTAATCTAATCTTGGGAAAGTTGCAAACTTTGATGAGGGCAGTGGATTTCTTATTCGAAAGATTGGTACTTTTATGGATTGCTACTAGGTTTTTTCTTCGTACTGGTATTACATTATTGGTCTTTTAAAGTTGAAAGACTTTGATTGGTACTTTTATGTAGGGAATGTTGATTGCTACTcccttcgtttcaatttgtttgtctggttttgacttgaaGTGGAGTTTTAAGACGTAAAtatgacttttgaattttgtggtttttaaactaaaaatgtgTATAATGCACCGAAATGTTTCTTTAATTATGTAGTTTTAAGCATGTCACGGGGAAAGttagaatgaaaaagttgatatctaaaataatactaatagtcacttatgaattatgatgcATTCAAACCCCAACTATTTTGGAATTGAGGCATAATTGATCGATTGGTTTCTTCATGTGGAGTACAAGAGTGGTCTATAGAGGAAATGACTGTTATTAACTTGTAGTTCTATTTGGTGTTTGTTTTTGCAGCATTTGTTGATGAAAACTGCAGGGTTATTTGAGTTCTtctcttgttttattttgacCATTTGGTAATAAAGAAGTCATTTAAACTTTTCGGTATAATCCATTCGTGATTTTGTTGCTTTCTGATATGACCTACAGAACTTTTGTGTTAGAAGACTATTATTCGTCTTGAAACAAAAATTTTGAGTAATGGAATGAAATGTGTTCAAATGGAACAAGATTCATATAGCCGATCCCAATTAGTTTGTAGCTGAGGATTAGTTGTAGTTAGATGcttcatttttatcaattatGGAGGTACATGGATTTTATGTTAAACTAGAGCTCAAGATTACTCAATCTTTGGGAATTTATATAGTACCACACTGCAAAGCCATTAGTTTAGGAATGTGTTGGTAGTTTAAGGGTGTTATCAATGTAGAACATTCTTGGAGAAAAGTTTGAATGTATTCTTGAGATGTCGTAGATCAAAAATCGACAGATATTTGACCTTCCTGTTTTTCTATTGGAAACGACCACTATATCTCTACGAGATAGGGCAAGGTTTGCATACACTCgaccctccccaaaccccacttaTGGGATTAccctgggtatgttgttgtggtATTTGTAAATAGTAGAAGTTCTAAACATTAGACTAACTTATCTTCAAATTGGCGACAACTGTTTTCCTATGACTGGTTATCTCAATGCAATTAGCATGTGacctactaaatatgatttgCAGGTGAAAGAACATTTGGTGTTTGCTTCACATTTTAGCTCTGAAGTGCATTACAATAAACACCCTTTCCTTTTCCTGATCAAGGaggtctttttagtattgtagTCAATGGCAAATGACAAAACCAACAGTTACGAGGAGGTCCGTAGGCAAAGGGTTCTGGACAATAAGAAACGATTTGAGGTAGTAACTTCGTTAAGGCACAATATCTTTTAGTTCTTTTGCTGGTACTTTTAGACTCAACAAAATTGTTGTTGCATCCGTGTTGGATCTTctaaaaatgcactacttttggaggatccaacatgCACCAATCGACATTTTTGAAAAGCCGAACAACATAGCTTTTGGATGCTTCtttgaaagagaaattaagTGATTGAAGGCTTGCATGTGAACAATCTATTAGTACTAACATTAGGTGGCATTTGGATTTGGTACTTTTTAAGTTTTTGAAAACAATTATGGAGGAAAGTTGTATATATGGATACTTATTATGAAAAAACTTTTGGAGAAAAGTTGTATGTATGAATAAACTCTACCTTTTGGTTGTATAAAACATAACCAGGCCTCTAATTGTAGTAAAAGAAATATGTTACAGAGTTCACAATGAAGCAATAACCTGCCAATGACATTTTGTAGGAATTGTAAGATTGCTTTCTCTATCTCTTATTATGTTCCCTTCTTTTTTGAAGGATCTGGGGATTTTGAATATTTCTAAAAACCTTTCTGATATTTCAAAGTCGGAGAAGAAGTCCGACTATAAAACCGAGGTGACATGTTATGATCATTTCATTCCTATAAAGAAATACTGCGGTTCTTATGTAAGCATGCATGAACTGATATTGTTTTCTTATCATGCATAGCTACGCCGAGTTAGACAAAAAGCAAACGATGTTTACATGTCGGAGCCAAGAAGGTCTGCACGGGCAAGGAATCCTGTTCCAACATACCGTGATGAAGTAAGACTTCATGCTTTTCTTTCAGTACATAGTACATACTGGACACCACAGCATGAATGACACATGCTTCAGAATAAAGAGAATCATTATGAAATCTACATAGGTTTTATTATGGTATATTCATATCCTTTTTTTAACACTTTGGTGAATCTGAAAGGAGCATCAAGACTAATATTAATTGAAAACCTCTGATGTCTCATAGTATAGTTTGTTGTAGCTAGAGATCAAAGTTTATtactctccttttttttctttaattgaatCCGCTAGGCGAGGTGCCTAGGgctagtttatttttttatatatcaataaaataaaagcaaaCCTCAAAGAGAAGAGTACAAGCAAGGGGCTAGGCTGACCTTACTAATTAACAAGCAGGAAGAATATAAGATCTAGAGAAAACTAAGTATTCTATAATCATCACAGAGTTTATAATGCACTCCATGATGCAAACAACTCTTCATACATAatcttgataaatatttttggtgaAATCTCTTGGTATGTCCACTGTTTGTAAGTTTTTTCCTCTGGTTATCAGTTGTTTATTTCTTCACTTAGTTACTTATCAATTATCACCTCAGATTGATATAGAGCTTCCATCTTTACGGAAGAGATCAAAATTTAGCTCTTCATGGGCAAGGTGAGATggtttaatttgaattttgataccATTTTCTTCTGTCCAAACTCTGGAATAATTGCTTTGGACTGGCAGTTATCTAGCGAGACCATTGGAAGAAGTGAAAGTTGCTTCGTATGAAGAGAAAGTACAAGCTTTAAAGTGTGCAGAAAAGCTCCATAGTAATCTGCAGTCGGATAATCCATTTTTTCTCAAGACTATGGTTCGATCCCATGTATACAGTTGTTTCTGGTTGGTAAGTTGCCATTGGCTTCAGCTACTGGAGTTAAGGGAAGAATGAAAGAAGCAATACACAAACAAAcactcaaacttggcctcaAATGGCAAGTAAATAGTCTAATTTTGAGTATGCACATCTTGACACCTCAACTCATCTCCACTATGTCAACTGAACGctccaacttacaaaatgatctATTACCTCCAAAATTTGTGTGTCACATCAGCATCGGGCGTCCACAAGACACAATGTGGACGAGTTGGAGTGTTTAGTTGTAAGTTGAGACCAAATGTggtgtctagatgtgcactGTCAATGTTAGAGTGCTTACTTGTCAGCTGAGCTTGTGTTTGCTATATACTATgcgaacaaaaaaaaaactctttttatGCTACACTCATTATGGCCTGTCTTGCAATGATATCAGGGACTTCCTACTAGATTTTGTCAAGACCATCTTCCCAAATCTACTGTAGATGTTCTGCTAGTGGATGAAGAAGGTATAGAGTATGAAGCTCTCTTTATCGGCAAAAGAACTGGACTAAGTGGAGGATGGAGAGCATTTGCACTTGATCATAAGCTGGATGATGGGGATGCTCTAGTATTTGAATTGGTCGAGCCCACAAAATTCAAGGTTGGATTTTGATATGCAACCCTCTAATCCGTTGAATAAGCTGACTTATAATGCATTAACTTGTCTCGTTTATCCTAGTTATTGCAAATCTGTAGACAAACAGCTTCAATTCCTTCTTCGCCAGTCCAGACTACCCGTTCCCTCAAtcgttcttctttttcttaactGAAATTAATCTTTTAAACCATTTTAAATCGATGACACATTTTCAGTCCTTAAATAACAATTGCTCAATTTGATATGGTAGAGTTGTTCCATGTAACACTGTTTAATGctataaggggtcgtttggttgggaaccaATATCCAAGGATTAATTATCCTGGAATTAGTTATCTTCGGATAACTTGTCCAACCACTATGGTATAATACCAAACAAGACACCAAAATTTTATCCCAGGACTATAGATtcttatccctcacaccaaacgacccctaatagTGGTGGTATTCTTCTAAGTGATTTGAGGTATTTATTTCAAGTATTCTTATTGAGCCTAGGGTCTATTGGGAACAATCTCTCTATCTCTACGAGGTAGGGGTAAGTTCTGGGGTACACTCTACCCTTCCCNTGGTTGGGAACCAGTATCCAAGGATTAATTATCCTGGAATTAGTTatcttgggataacttatcccaccctgtatatgggataacttatcccatcactatgatataatGCCAAACAAGACACCAAAATTTTATCCTAGGACTATAGATtcttatccctcacaccaaacgacccctaatagTGGTGGTATTCTTCTAAGTGATTTGAGGTATTTATTTCAAGTATTCTTATTGAGCCTAGGGTCTATTGGGAACAATCTCTCTATCTCTACGAGGTAGGGGTAAGTTCTGGGGTACACTCTACCCTTCCCAGCCCCCACTTGTCGGAtatcactaggtatgttgttgttgttaattcAGGTGTtcttattagtttaattaataaTGTTCATAGGTCTACATTGTTCGAGCATCCCAATGTTCAAGTGAAGTGGATAAATCCGGTGCAGAAAAAGGAGAGAGTGAAGCTGAAGAAACACCAAAGAgtgaaacaaagaaaagaaagaacaaatcAGAAGTTCCAACAATAGCTAAAGAAGAAGTCTCTGTAGTAGTGGCTTCAGCCACGAGACGCAGTagtagaagaaagtaaagaagcaTCATTCTGTAGGCATGTGAGAAATTAAACCCTTTGTTGTGGGTAAGCATATCATAGTTTACTGAAAATTTTGCAAGACATGTTAAAATATTTGGCAGTAAATCTCATTTGCCAATAGCTAATTAGGCTACTTGCCTTGGAAACTCTTGACAGTGGAAGAAATGCAACTGCAGCTCTGTTGCTCCATTTTTACTTTGCTTAACAATGCTCTTAAGCAACTTAGCTTGTTACTTTTGGAAGAGCATATTCGTTCTTTTTGTTTGGAAATCTTCAAAGATGTTATATCAAGGATCTTCAAGTTGCCATGATGAGTGCTTCTTTCTAAATGTGTCCTTCAAATACTACTAAGAATCATTGGCATTTCGGTTACCGACCTTTAATAGAACTTCTTGACCGGGCTTCTAACATTCAAAACCCCATTGTATGTGAGTGAAATAGTTCGGTTCCTCACAGGGAACCATTCAAGATAATTTCCATTGCTCAATAGATTGCTGCTATGCATAGCTTTTCATCATATTAGGTAACTTGTCAAGTTTTTTCAGCACAGATGAGCTTGGCTAGTTGTATAATAATGAGTCACTAACTGCCTCATTATTTATATTGATCAATGAAGAAATACAAGATAGCAGTAACTCATTTGCAGACACTATTGTACCATACAGAAACCGATACCGTCCAAAAACAGTCGGGAAAATTTTGTATGCTGCAGTATTCATTAATCAAACCAAATGATGGAACAAATTAAGATGCAGCTCGCATGGGTAAGAAACGAAGCAGAACGCCTAAGGACAgcaaatgaaaattaaaactcATCATTTAAATAAAAGTCGAtcattatattttgaaaagGTAAAACATTCAGAGCGGTAAAACAACTTATGTAATGGTTCAAAACTAGGACACAAAATTTCACTCAGCGGAAGTAGAAAACTAAAGGTTCAGATTCGTAAATTCTGCAACTTCAGTTTGCAGCTTCTAGAAAAGCTCTTCCAGGTTGACGTGCAGCAAGTCGTCCATGGCAGCCAAGAAGCTGCAAAAGCATAAGAAGCACTAAGATTTTATATACAATTCTATCATAATGCAGCTTGTAATATTAATAGACTATTTACGGAACAAACCTTGGCGTTGACACCGTCTGGGACAATACGATTCTCAGATTTGTACTTCAAATAATCAGTACGGCTGAACTTAGTGAACCCCCTGGCAATTAAAGCAAGCACATTACCGAGATGCAGTGGTACAAGCCCATAGAACAGATCCTGTTCTAGGCACTACAAGTTTTTGGAAGAAAGGAGATCCCCCAGAGATTACTCCCCTTCAACGATATTAGAAAAAGAGACCAAACGATGATATCCAGGGGACACAAATAACTGACATTGAGCTACTATGTGATATGAGTTGAGAATGTATAGCTAACATGTGATATGGGTTGAGAATGTATCTCCCTAAACCAACTCAATGACTATTAAAACCATTAACCTACAGAAATGTATAATTGTCATAACAAAGGAATAGCACAATGACAAGCCAATCCTTCATAACCAAACATAATTTAGTATGGGAA is part of the Solanum stenotomum isolate F172 chromosome 8, ASM1918654v1, whole genome shotgun sequence genome and encodes:
- the LOC125874142 gene encoding putative B3 domain-containing protein At5g58280 translates to MANDKTNSYEEVRRQRVLDNKKRFEDLGILNISKNLSDISKSEKKSDYKTELRRVRQKANDVYMSEPRRSARARNPVPTYRDEIDIELPSLRKRSKFSSSWASYLARPLEEVKVASYEEKVQALKCAEKLHSNLQSDNPFFLKTMVRSHVYSCFWLGLPTRFCQDHLPKSTVDVLLVDEEGIEYEALFIGKRTGLSGGWRAFALDHKLDDGDALVFELVEPTKFKVYIVRASQCSSEVDKSGAEKGESEAEETPKSETKKRKNKSEVPTIAKEEVSVVVASATRRSSRRK
- the LOC125874173 gene encoding cytochrome b-c1 complex subunit 8, with the protein product MGKQPVKLKAVVYAISPFQQKIMPGLWKDLPGKIHHKVSENWISATLLLGPLVGTYSYVQHFLEKEKLEHRY